The DNA region ATGGGCGACAAGGACGTCGCGGGCATCCTGACCGCGCTGGAACCGGTGTTCGCCGAACTGGTCGTCACGGCGAACTCGTCCCCCCGCGCGATGTCCCCGGACCTGCTGGGCGAGGTCGCGATCGAGATCTTCGGCCCCGACCGCGTCCACGTCGAACAGCGCCTCGACAACGCGATCGACACCGCCGTCACCCTGGCCGAGGAAGTCGACGACCCCCGCGAACCCATCGCGGGCGGCGGCGTGGTCGTCACCGGCTCGGTGGTCACCGCGGGCGAGACCCGCGCGCTGTTCGGGAAGGACCCAGCGTGAGTGCCCCAGACCCGATGAAGGGCTTCCGCGGCGTGATGTCCGCGGTGCTGATCCTCGAGGCCATCGTCGTCATGCTGGCCTTGCTCGTCGTCGCCAAATCGGACAGCGGCGTGGCGAGTTGGCAGGGCTGGCTGGTCGGCACGCTGGCGGTGCTGATGATCCTGGCCTGCGGGGTCGTCGGCCGCCCGTGGGGAATCTGGGTGGCCTTGGGCCTGCAGGGCGTCATGATCCTCTGCTTCTTCGTCCTGCCCGCCCTGGGTGTCATCGGAATCCTGTTCGGGCTGGCCTGGGCGTGGATGCTCTGGGCCCGCAACGACGTCGCCAAGCGCATGGCCGAAGGCCGGATCGCCCAACCGGGCGAATAGACGTACTATAGTTGGGATATCCGTACTATAGTTGGCCGATGGAGTTCGGCAGGCCGTTGTCCACGATCACTCCGACGCTGGACGGTGACGTCCTCTGTGTCCTGGCTCGGAACGACGCGACTTTCACCACCGGTCAACTGCACCGTGTCCTCGGCCGCCACTCAGAAGAAGGCATCCGAAAGACGCTGCGTCGGTTGGTCAAGCAAGGTGTGGTGACCTCGGATCGGGTGGGCAACGCTTTCGCCTACCGACTGAACCGGGATCATCTCGCCGCGGAGCACATCGTCGGACTCGCCCGGCTCGCGGAGACTCTGTTCTCCCGACTCGAAAACCGGTTGGCGGAATGGGAGATCCCACCGCAGTACGCCGCGATCTTCGGCTCGGCGGCGCGCGGTTCGATGAGCCCGGACAGCGACGTGGATCTTCTCCTGGTCCGGCCAGACGATGCCGATGAAGGCGAGTGGGACGCGCAGGTGAGCACGTTGGTGGTCGAAATGGCGCGATGGCTTGGCAACGACGTGCGGCCATTGGAGTTCACGGTCGATGAGATTGATTCCCGGGGTCCGGACGAACCGGTTCTGCTGGCGGCCTTGGAGGATGGTGTGACGGTGGCGGGCAACCGCTCGTGGCTGGCTGGACGGTTGCGGAAGGGGACTCATTGAAGTGCGCACTCAGAAGTGCGATGCCGGAGTCCAGCGCGGGCAGAATGCGCAAGGCGCAACAGTTCCTGGAAGCCGGTGTCGCGCGCGGAAGCGGCTGAGGAGCGTCGGTACTACGGTGCTCTGATGAGGAAAGTCATTCTGTCCATGGGGGTGTCCCTTGACGGCTACATCGAGGGACCCGACCGCGACATCTCCTGGCACCGGGTCGACGCGGAACTGCACCAGCACTTCAACGACTGGCTCCGCGACGTGGGTGCCGGGCGTGTCATGACAACCGTGTAAGCCGGAGGTGTACCAAGATCGACTCGCCAGTTTGGCGGTCGGAAGGGACACCGAGTGACTCAGGACACATCGTCGCGTCAGGATGACACGGCGGCGGCACGGCGACTTGCCGAGGCATTCTCGTCCGATGCTATCGACGCATTGTTGAAAGACGCGAAATCGTCGGGAACGCCGATCGATGGTGTGGATGGCTTGCTGAATCAGATGACGAAGGCCGTGCTGGAGCGTGCCTTGCAGGCGGAGATGACCGACCATCTGGGGTATGACGCTGGCGATCCGGCCGGTCGTGGGACCGGTAATTCGCGCAATGGCCGGTCGACCAAGACGGTGTCGACCCGGAACGGCCCGGTCGATATCGAGGTACCGCGGGACCGGAATGGTTCGTTCGAGCCGACGATCGTGCCGAAACGGGCGCGGCGGATCGGCAACATCGACGACATGATCCTGTCGTTGTATTCGCGGGGCATGACGACCCGCGATATCGAGGCACACCTGCGGGAAGTGTACGGGGTGAACGCGTCCCGGGAATTGATCTCGAACATCACCGATGTGGTGGTCGACGAGATCAAGGCATGGCAATCGCGCCCGCTGGACGAGGTGTATCCGATTCTCTATGTCGACGGTATCCGGATCCGGGTCAAGGACAACGGCGTGGTGACGACCAAGGTCGCCTACCTGGCGATCGGCGTCGACGTGGACGGCCGCAAGCACGCCCTGGGCTGCTGGATCCAGGACACCGAGGGCGCGAAGTTCTGGCAGAAGGTCCTCGCGGACCTGCGGAATCGCGGCGTCAAGGACATCCTCATCGTCTGCTGCGATGGTTTGACCGGGCTGCCCGATGCGATTCACGCGATCTTCCCCGACACCGTGGTGCAAACGTGCGTGGTCCACGTCATCCGCAACGCGATGCGGTTCGTGTCCTACGGCGACCGAAAGAAGATCGTCAAGGCGATGAAGGAGATCTACACCGCGCCCACCCTGGAGGCCGCCGAACTCGGCCTGGCCGCATTCGACACACAGTTCGGCGCGCAGTACCCGGGCGCGGTCGACGTGTGGCGGAACGCCTGGGCCGAGTTCATTCCATTCCTCGACTACCCGCCCGAGCTCCGGAAGATCGTGTACACCACGAATGCGATCGAGTCCATCAACTTCCAACTCCGCAAAATCACCAAGAATCGCGGCCACTTCCCCGACAAAGAAGCCGCGATGAAGCTGCTCTACCTCGGACTCCGTAACATCTCCAGCCAACGAGGAGGCGATTCAGGAACCGGGACGCACGGCTGGAAAGTGGCGCTCAACACCTTGATCAACCTCTTCCCAGGTCGCATACTTTTCTGATAACCTACAGATGTAAGCATTTCACCTCTGGCTTACACAGAAATCGTGACAGGCTCTGGGTGCCTTCCTCTCCGGCCGCGTCACCCACGAGCTGATGGCCGACTTCTGGCCGACCGCCGACGCCGATCCGGAGAGCACGCCGCAGATGGTCGAGTTCGCCGGGATCTGGCTGGACATGCCGAAGATCGTCTACTCGCGAACTCTCGACCGAGCCGACTGGAACACGACCGTGAAGCGGGACGTGGTGGTCGCCGAGGTCGAATCCCTCAAGGCCGAACCCGGGGCAGACCTTGTTGTGAGCGGCGCGGATCTCGCGGCGGAGTTCGCGCGGCTCGGGCTGATCGATGAGTACCGGATCTACGTGCACCCAGTGCTCATCGGACGCGGTAAACCGCTGTTCCCAGAGTCGGTGCACAAGGCAGACCTCCGGCTCGTCGAGAGCCGGACCTTCGGGAACGGGGTCGTGATGCTCCGCTACACGGCGGGAAAATCGCTATAGCCATTTCCCTGGTGAAATGCCCCAGCCACCTCACCGCCCACCCCCGTTGACCATCACCACATAGACACGGCACTTGACCAATGAGTGGACAGCGCTCGTATGTCAGGTCACCTGATCGGGATGCCCGACTTGCCCGCACGTTCCGTTGACTGGACCATCACAGCGACGCCAACCATGGAAGGTCGCCGAATGACGGGGCAACAGCAGTCTCCGATCAACATCCGCCATTCGATCCCGATCGCCAGGCCGGGCGAACAGCTCGCAATCAACTGGCAGCCGAGAGACCAGCGGTTTGTTGTGAAGAAGAAGGCCTACGGCTACCGGTTTGCGCCCAGTCAGGACCTCAAGGACAACGAACAACACCATTCGGTCTGGCTCGGCGCGAACGAGTATCGGCTCACGGAGGTGCACTTCCATCGCCCGAGCGAGCACTGGGTGAACGATCACAAGTTCCAGGCCGAACTGCACGCGGTCCACGTCCGCGCCGAGGACGGCATCCGCCGGTGCGCCATCGGTGTTCTGCTGAACATCGACGACAACGATGGATACGCACCCGAAGAACCCAACCCGCCGGTTTCGTTCGACCTGACCGAACTTCTGCCCACACCAGACAAGCGGTCCTTCTATCGATACGAAGGCTCGCTGACCACTCCGGATTACGGGGAACGCGTGAGCTGGGCGGTCATGACAGAACCAGTGACCGTCACCAATCCTGAACTGGCGCGCTTCATCCGCCACGGAGCCGACGACGCACGGGATCCCTATCCACTCAACCGCCGGTTCGTGCTCACCGACCACTGCATCCCGAACCAACCCTGACCCGAAGCCTGACGGTAGCGCCGATGTCGCGCAACTTCCTCCGCCAGCGAGTTCTTCACCTCGGCGCTGTAGCCGGGCGGGCCGAAACCCGCCCGGCGACACAGAGCTACACCGAGGTCCGGAACCTGGCTCGCAGGGCGTCGACCAGCACGAACGCGACCAGCGTGACACCGAGGACCGGCAGCGCCCAGCCGATCGCGCCGACCACGACGACCGCCGCGACCAGCACCGGGACCGGCACCTGCCGCCACATCGGTTCCGGGGCGGCCGGGAGCCCGCCGCCGGTCGGCCGCCTGCGCCACCACATCCGGTAGCCCAGGACCAGCAGCGCCAGCGCGCCGATCGCCAGTAGGGCCAAGGCGAGCCGGTTGACGGGGCCGAACAGGGTGCCGCTGTGGGCCTGCACGCCCAGGGTCGTCAGCTTGGCCAGCAGCGGGAAGTCGTCCCAGCCCTGGCGGGCGGTGACCTCGGCGGTGTACGGGTCGACCGCGATCGTGGTCTTGCGGATCGGCAGTCCTTCCTCGGTCTCCGCGATCTTGAGCGGCTTGGTGGCCGCGGGGGCGGTGGTGATCGTCAGCTGCCCGGTCAGGCCCTCTGACCTGGCCACCGTCAGCGCCCGGTCCAGCCCGATCGCCTCGCCTGCTGCCTCCACGCTCGGCGCCTTCAGGCTCGGTGACTTGGCGTCCAGCGCCGCGATGGCCGAGTCGAACCGGGCGCCCGCGTAGTTCGACCAGGTCAGGCCGGTGGCGCTGATCCCGAGCAGCCCGATCGCCAGCCACAGCCCGAGCACGCCGTGCCGCGACCGAGTCTTCGCCTGAGGTGACCCGGTCGTGGCAGGCAGCAGCAGCGCCTTCGCGGTCCGCTTGCGCCGCCTGCCGATCCACAGCACGAGGCCGCCGAGCACCACGAACGGCAGCCAGCTCGCCACGAACTCCGCGTACAGCCTGCCGATGTCGCCCAGGTGCAGATTTCCGTGCAGCTCACGCAGCCACACCTGTGCGGGCGGGCGGTTGTTCACCGTGACCAGGTCGCCGCTGACCTTCGCGGTGTACGGGTCGACGTAGACGGTCAGCGTCTCGGTGCTGAAGTGGTCGGCGCCGTGGGCTAAACCGGGCGCGTCGAGCACGACCTGCGTGGTCCGCTCCGGGTCGCTGGGCACGATCACCGACTTGACCTTGCCCTCAGGTTGGCTCGCCAGGGCGGCGTTCACCTGCTCCTCCAGCGGACGCACCGGTCCGCTCGCGGACTCGACATAGAGCTTGTCGCCGTAGAGCAGGTCGTTGATCTCGGGCGTGAAGGCGTAGAGCAGGCCGGTGAAGGCCAGCACCGCGAGGAACGGCGCGATCATGAGCCCGGCCAGGAAGTGCACGCGGCGGGCCAATGCCCACAGTGGACTCTTCGGGCGCGGGGGGTCCGATTTCGGTGGGGCGACGTCGGTATCGATCGTGGTCATGGCAACTCCAAAGTCTGATGGGAAAGGGCGCGCGGCAACGGCACCGGAGTGCGGGGCACGCGGCTGGGAGAGAGTTCAGACAGTGGAGAAAGGCGGACCGCGCAACACAACGGCGTGGCGCAGCAAGGCGACGCGGGCCAGCGCGGACGCGTCCACGAAGGCCGGACGCGCGACCGGACGATCATCCGGTTCGACACCGACCAGACACAGCGTCCGCCACAGTCGCCGCAGCCCGGCGAACACCTGGCGTTCGCCGCGGCGGATCCACCACGCGAGCCCGACGGTGGCCGCGGCGTGCGCCAGCAGCATGGCCGGGCCTGGGGTCACGGCGCTGGACGAGCCGTGACCAGGGTGCGCGGCGCCCGACATCAGGGTGAGCGTCACGTGGGTGCTCAGCTGCCCGGCCGCCAGCAGCGCGGCGATCGCGGGGAACCGGCGCTCGCGGACCGTCATCAGCCAACTGGGCAGCAAGAGCAACGCCGCGGCGGTGGTGATCCCGGGGCCGGACCAGGCGCCGCCCGCGACGACGTGCCCGACGGCGCCCGCGGCGAGGGCGCAGACAAGGGTGATCGCGGTGCGCTTGCCGCGCGCCGGAACCCGCCCCCCACTCGCCACGCCCGGTCCTTTCGCCCTTGTTCGGGAGAGAGTAGCTGGTAGAGGGCGCCCATCCCAGGCCGTAGGGACAGGTTCACACGACGTCACCAGCGCGGCTCGAGTCAAGCCCGATAGGGGCTCGCCTGCCCGGGACAGACATTCGGTGAACACTTCGTAGGGGGCTGGATCGGTGGTCGAGAGGCTCGTTATGAACGACACCATGACCCGACTGCAACGACGGACCTTCCTCATCGGCGGTCTAGCGAGCGCCGGCGCCACCATGCTCACGGCGAGCACCGCATCCGCCATCGCCTACCCCTTCACCCTCGGCGTCGCCTCCGGCGAACCCGTGGCCGACGGCTTCGTGATCTGGACCCGCCTCGCCCCGAACCCGCTCAACGCCGACGGGCTCGGCGGCATGTCCAGCGCCAACGTCGCCGTCGAGTGGCAGATCTCCACCGACCAGTACTTCACCAGCCTGGCCGCGTCCGGCACCTTCACCGCCACGCAGGCATGGGCGCACAGCGTCCACGTCGAGGTCACCGGCCTGCAGCCGGGCCGCGACTACTGGTACCGCTTCCGCGCCCTCGGCCACATCTCGCAGGTCGGGCACAGCAAGACCGCGCCCGCCGTCGGTACCGGGAGTTCGCTGAAGATGCTGTTCGCGTCCTGTTCGCACTACGAGGCGGGCTACTTCACCGCCTACCGCAGGATGGCCGAGGAGAACCCGGACCTGATCCTGCACCTGGGCGACTACATCTACGAGGGCGGCGCGGGCGGTTCGGGCGTGCGCACCCACCAACCCTCCGGCGAGATCACCAGCCTGGCCAACTACCGCGTCCGGCACGCGCTCTACAAGCGCGACGTCGACCTGCAGGCCGCGCACGCCGCCGCGCCGTGGGCCGTGGTGTGGGACGACCACGAGGTCGAGAACAACTACGCCGCCATGATCCGCGAGAACTCCACGCCCGCGGGCGACTTCACCGCCCGCCGCGCGGCGGCCTACAAGGCGTACTACGAGCACATGCCGCTGCGGTCCCCGCAGCTCCCGGTCGCGCAGAACCTGCAGCTCTACCGCCGCCTGCGCTGGGGCAGCCTCGCCACGCTGCACATGATCGACACCCGCCAGTACCGCGACGACCAGGCCTGCGGCGACGGCACCAAGCTCTGCCCGGCCGCCGACGACCCGGCCCGCACGCTGACCGGCGCCGCCCAGGAGTCGTGGCTGCTCAACGGAATGGCGCAGAAGCTGGGCACGTGGGACCTGATCGGCCAGCAGGTGTTCTTCGCCCAGAAGCTCGCCGCGGCCGACGGCTCCAAGAGCATGGACAGCTGGGACGGCTACACCGCCAACCGCGGCCGCGTCCAGAACGGCTGGGACGCGCAGGGGCTCAAGAACACCGTCGTGCTCACCGGTGACGTGCACCGGTCTTGGGCAAGCAACCTCATGCAGAACTACACGACGCAGAACCGGATCATCGGCACCGAGCTGGTCACCACGTCGATCACCTCGGGCGGGGACGGCAACGCCGCCGACACCGGCCTGTCGAGCCTCAACCCGCATGTGAAGTTCTACAAGAACCAGCGCGGCTACGTCCGCACCGTCGCCACCCCGACCGAGATGACCGTGGACTTCCGGGTCCTGGACAAGGTGACCGTGCGCGACTACCCGATCAAGACCGCCCAGAGCTACGTGATCCAGGCGGGCAACCCCGGCCTGCAGACCCCGTGAACGGACTGAGCATGCGCAAACTCCTGACCACAGCGGCTCTCGTCGCCGCTGGATCCGTGGCGTTCGTGGGCACGGCGGTCGCGGACGGCACGATGACGTGGACGACCGCCAACACCACCGCCACCGGCGACCAGGACAACTCCGCCGTCGCGTCCGTCCGCACCGGCTACACGGCCGTGGTGTGGGAGGACGACCGCGACACCACCAACCCGGCCGACAACCTGCGCAGCGACATCTGGCTGCGCCTCTACCAGGACGGCGTCTCGCTGTACGAGAAGAAGCTGTCCGCGGGCGGCACCGGCAACTGGCGCCACGTCCAGCCGGACGTGTCGCTGCACGAGAGCGGCGTCGCGGTCGTCACCTGGGCCGAGGACCCCGACGGCAACGGTGTCTTCCAGATCGCCGTGCGCGAGGTGAACACCGCGGGCACCGTCACCGGGTCGGCCACGGCGAACGCCAACTCGGCCGGGCAGCAGACCGTGCCGTCGGTCGCCGCCGACCCCGACGGCACCGGCTTCGCGATCGCCTTCGAGGACAAGCAGAGCACCACCCCGTCGACGGTCCGGCTGTCGGGCTACGCGTCGATCACGTCCAAGTCCTACGAGGTCCAGGTCCACGCCGCGGGCGGCACCCACCAGCGCCCGGACGTGGCCATAGGCGCGGCCCAGAACGCGATCGTCGTCTGGGACGAGGACGGCGACGCCAACGGCTCGTTCAACGTCGCCCGCAAGAGCTTCACCTCGGCGGGCGCGGTCAAGCTGGCCCAGGCGGTGGCCAACGTCAACGCGGGCGGCCAGCAGCGGCGGGCATCGGTGGCGGCCAACTTCAACGGCGACTTCGTCGTGGGCTGGGAGACCGACCACACCGGCGTCGCCCAGATCGGTATCCGCTCGTTCTCAGCGACCGGCGTGGCGGGCCCGGAGACGCTGGTGCCTGGCGCCGACCCGCAGGTCGGCATCGACGACCAGCGCGCCGCGGCGGTCGGCTGGGCTGAGGCCCAGGACATCCTCGTCCAAGGTCTCAACGTCGACGGCACCACCACGGGCAGGCACCCGCGCACCCGGGTCAACGCCACGGTGACCGGGCGGCAGGACGAGCCCGCGCTGACCGTGGACCCGTGGGGCCAGATCGTCATGGCCTACACCGACGACAACGACGGCAACCTGTTCGACCAGGTCTACCTGGGCACCGGGATCACCAACAGCACCTGGTGAGCTGAGGCGGGCGCGGCCCTCGGGCCGCGCCCGCCGCCTGTCGTCTAGAGGAACATGGATACGTTGTCGGCGAACCGCTGCCACACCTCGCGCGCCGCGCCACTGGAGACCGTCAGCGACGCCGACAGCGACCACGGACCCCACGCCCGAACGTCCAGCTCATAGCCGTACGGCGCCCGCACGAACGTGAAGGTGATGTAGCGGCCCGCGCCCTCGACATGTCCTGGCAGCGAGCGGAACGTCCAGCTGGTCGGCGTCCGGTCGACCACGAGGACCGGGTTCGTCGTGCCGAACAAGCCCAGTCCCGGCACCGAGTACAGCTCGCACCGGCCTCCGACATGGGGCAGGTAGCGGCAGTCGGAGTCGAAGGGGAAGTACACGGTCAGGCGGTTCGCCACGGTCGCCGCCAGCTCCTCGGAGCTGCCGACCCGCTCGACGAACAGGTCGTAGCGATAGTGGTAGGACAGATCGTTCGGCTCGGCCGACGCGGGCGCGGCGGTGGTGGAGACCAGGGCGGCCAGCAGGGCGAGCACCGAGAAGACACGTCTAGTGACGGACACTGCACTCTCCGTTCCGTAGGGATGCCCACCGTGACCCCACACCGGGGCGCACGGCAAGTGGTGCCACCGGACCGGGTTACCCTCCTCACACGCACGTGTCGTGCGATCGAAAATCCCCATGAAGGAGTAGGGAAAGCCGTGAGTGAGCGCACCCTGGTTCTGGTCAAGCCCGACGGTGTGAGCCGTGGCCTGGTCGGCGAGGTCATCTCCCGAATCGAACGCAAGGGCCTGACCCTGTCGGCGCTCGAGCTGAAGAACGTCGACCGCGGGACCGCCGAACAGCACTACGCCGAGCACGACGGCAATCTCTTCTGCTGACTTAGGTTCAGCTGCACATTCCCCTTCCTTGTGAGTTTGCGTGGAGGTGGGGCCTACGACAAGATAGGTTGTGCAGTATGGGGCGATTGGCTAGGGCCCGAATGGCACGGGCAATCACTGAGGGGAAGCCGCTCCGGGCTGTGATCTACGCCCGAGCATCAGCAGACAAGGCGAAGTCGGTCGAGGATCAAGCCGACGAGTGTGTCGAGTTCTGTGAAGACGAAGGTTTTGAGGTCGTAGAGATCCTCCGTGAAAACGACCGGAGTGCGTCTCGATACGCCACCAAGGATCGTCCGAAGTTCGCACGCGTGTTGCGGCTGATGCGCGCGGGTTCCATCGACATCTTGGTTACCTGGGAGAACAGTCGCGCGCAGCGCGAGTTGAAGGTCTACGTCAACCTCCGCGAGATGTGCGAAGAGTTCGACGTGCTGTGGGCTTACGGTGGCAGCGTCTATGACATGCGTGACCCGGCTGATAGGAAGGCGACGGCCCAGGACGCAGTGAACTCGGAGGCGGAATCCGACAACATCTCAGGCAGGGTGTCGCGAGGTGTAAGGAAACGCGCGAAGAGTGGACTCTGGCACGGCCCATTGCAGTATGGGTATCGGCGCGAATATGACAAGGATACCGGCGAAGTGATTCGTCAGGTGGTTGACCCGGCGACCGGCGCGATCGTTCGCGAGATCGTAGATCG from Alloactinosynnema sp. L-07 includes:
- a CDS encoding DUF4233 domain-containing protein produces the protein MSAPDPMKGFRGVMSAVLILEAIVVMLALLVVAKSDSGVASWQGWLVGTLAVLMILACGVVGRPWGIWVALGLQGVMILCFFVLPALGVIGILFGLAWAWMLWARNDVAKRMAEGRIAQPGE
- a CDS encoding carbonic anhydrase family protein → MPDLPARSVDWTITATPTMEGRRMTGQQQSPINIRHSIPIARPGEQLAINWQPRDQRFVVKKKAYGYRFAPSQDLKDNEQHHSVWLGANEYRLTEVHFHRPSEHWVNDHKFQAELHAVHVRAEDGIRRCAIGVLLNIDDNDGYAPEEPNPPVSFDLTELLPTPDKRSFYRYEGSLTTPDYGERVSWAVMTEPVTVTNPELARFIRHGADDARDPYPLNRRFVLTDHCIPNQP
- a CDS encoding dihydrofolate reductase family protein; translated protein: MGAFLSGRVTHELMADFWPTADADPESTPQMVEFAGIWLDMPKIVYSRTLDRADWNTTVKRDVVVAEVESLKAEPGADLVVSGADLAAEFARLGLIDEYRIYVHPVLIGRGKPLFPESVHKADLRLVESRTFGNGVVMLRYTAGKSL
- a CDS encoding IS256 family transposase, with the translated sequence MTQDTSSRQDDTAAARRLAEAFSSDAIDALLKDAKSSGTPIDGVDGLLNQMTKAVLERALQAEMTDHLGYDAGDPAGRGTGNSRNGRSTKTVSTRNGPVDIEVPRDRNGSFEPTIVPKRARRIGNIDDMILSLYSRGMTTRDIEAHLREVYGVNASRELISNITDVVVDEIKAWQSRPLDEVYPILYVDGIRIRVKDNGVVTTKVAYLAIGVDVDGRKHALGCWIQDTEGAKFWQKVLADLRNRGVKDILIVCCDGLTGLPDAIHAIFPDTVVQTCVVHVIRNAMRFVSYGDRKKIVKAMKEIYTAPTLEAAELGLAAFDTQFGAQYPGAVDVWRNAWAEFIPFLDYPPELRKIVYTTNAIESINFQLRKITKNRGHFPDKEAAMKLLYLGLRNISSQRGGDSGTGTHGWKVALNTLINLFPGRILF
- a CDS encoding nucleotidyltransferase domain-containing protein, with the protein product MGYPYYSWPMEFGRPLSTITPTLDGDVLCVLARNDATFTTGQLHRVLGRHSEEGIRKTLRRLVKQGVVTSDRVGNAFAYRLNRDHLAAEHIVGLARLAETLFSRLENRLAEWEIPPQYAAIFGSAARGSMSPDSDVDLLLVRPDDADEGEWDAQVSTLVVEMARWLGNDVRPLEFTVDEIDSRGPDEPVLLAALEDGVTVAGNRSWLAGRLRKGTH
- a CDS encoding PepSY domain-containing protein, which translates into the protein MTTIDTDVAPPKSDPPRPKSPLWALARRVHFLAGLMIAPFLAVLAFTGLLYAFTPEINDLLYGDKLYVESASGPVRPLEEQVNAALASQPEGKVKSVIVPSDPERTTQVVLDAPGLAHGADHFSTETLTVYVDPYTAKVSGDLVTVNNRPPAQVWLRELHGNLHLGDIGRLYAEFVASWLPFVVLGGLVLWIGRRRKRTAKALLLPATTGSPQAKTRSRHGVLGLWLAIGLLGISATGLTWSNYAGARFDSAIAALDAKSPSLKAPSVEAAGEAIGLDRALTVARSEGLTGQLTITTAPAATKPLKIAETEEGLPIRKTTIAVDPYTAEVTARQGWDDFPLLAKLTTLGVQAHSGTLFGPVNRLALALLAIGALALLVLGYRMWWRRRPTGGGLPAAPEPMWRQVPVPVLVAAVVVVGAIGWALPVLGVTLVAFVLVDALRARFRTSV
- a CDS encoding alkaline phosphatase; amino-acid sequence: MTRLQRRTFLIGGLASAGATMLTASTASAIAYPFTLGVASGEPVADGFVIWTRLAPNPLNADGLGGMSSANVAVEWQISTDQYFTSLAASGTFTATQAWAHSVHVEVTGLQPGRDYWYRFRALGHISQVGHSKTAPAVGTGSSLKMLFASCSHYEAGYFTAYRRMAEENPDLILHLGDYIYEGGAGGSGVRTHQPSGEITSLANYRVRHALYKRDVDLQAAHAAAPWAVVWDDHEVENNYAAMIRENSTPAGDFTARRAAAYKAYYEHMPLRSPQLPVAQNLQLYRRLRWGSLATLHMIDTRQYRDDQACGDGTKLCPAADDPARTLTGAAQESWLLNGMAQKLGTWDLIGQQVFFAQKLAAADGSKSMDSWDGYTANRGRVQNGWDAQGLKNTVVLTGDVHRSWASNLMQNYTTQNRIIGTELVTTSITSGGDGNAADTGLSSLNPHVKFYKNQRGYVRTVATPTEMTVDFRVLDKVTVRDYPIKTAQSYVIQAGNPGLQTP